GCTGCTTTCATATATTCTAAGAATAGTAAAATGAATGATATTTGCAATCCAACATCAATTAATGTGTCAACCAatgttaaaatatttaaaaaaaaaattggttcaGACTTGAGTGAATAGTTTAGGATTTGTTTTTTCTTCCAACCACCAAAAATGGATAAATCATTTGAACCATTCAGCATATGTGTTTGAATAGTTGGGCAGCAGAAGATGTCCAACACAACAGTGGATCCAATCCAAACCCCTTTTGGGCTTTAAGTAAATAGAATGGGCTTTGTTCTCTTTCACTTACCAGCATCTTATATTATCCCATCATTTTTTGATGGTTTAGACTGCATATGTTGTCGTCTTTTATCAATCATGGAAATTCTGCTTTATTATCTGCTTCTTACTAATTAAAACACTGAGTATTGGTTATAATCTTTCTTGCTTTTGTGAACCTGACCCCCTCTCATGGGTCACTATGGCAAAGCTCACGTCCCTCAATAATTCGCCCAACTTGCTATGGGTAAGAATCCCTATTATATACCCCGACTCATCTATTGGAGGAgataaaataatactaataatattgAGAATACAattaaacaataaaataaaaatttacttTCTCTAACAACTTAAGATTTTATATAACATGTTCACATATCCTAAGATTTGAATCACATCACTAACCATTATTAAAACGAATTTCGAATacaattaaataacaatatcaTTTTAAGTGGAAGCAATGGAGAACTAATTATGCAAAATTCAAGAGAAAAGACATGTGCGCCTTCATCATTTGTTGGGACCATATAATTATTACTAGTATATTATATTAAGAACGAGCAGATCGCACCGTTGGCTAGCAGTTGTACATTGTTAATGTTGCAATAAATTCATATCCACATCAACAGAAATAACACTACCTTAATTGCTAACAGACAAAAGACCAACTGGTAAGAACTACTTTTACATCGGGTTTTCTTTAATTCTATAGAAATGGCATTTAGGTTTATTCTTAAAAAATGTTTTAGTTTAAACAATCCCTAGAATAACAAATGAAAAGCAGGGATtggaatgaaaatgaaaaaggaagaagTGATTAGTCATATACGTAAGAAAATGTACTAACAATTACCATTTACAGACAAATCCTGGTGGGGACCCTCATCTCTCTCTCCCTTATTTGGCAATTGAATGATTTGATATTAACTAAATAGAGCCAGCAGAAGTAAAGAGTGGTGAGCCCCACAGGAGTTGCCAAGAATTAAGAGTAGGGCACACTACAAATTAAAGAGGAAAACATGAGCTCTACTACACTACCACTTTTTTCACCAATTCAAGGTTACGTTATTCCTTCTCTTCATTTAGGTGAGTAAAATTCTATATAATCGGGTAGAATGATTTAATAAATCAATGTTAGGGTGAAATGTATAACTAAATATGATGTACTGATCCTATGAGTTGTTGGTATGCTCAGGAGCTGCGTTAATAGTATTTCGCTCAAAATCCTTGATGGTTTGGGTGAGTTTCTTCATGTTGTCATCGTATTCATATGGTAGCTTATCGAACCAGGTTATGTTATGCTTAGCGGATATGGGTAAAAACTCACGACAGAGTTCCTCCTGTACCGTGATGGAGTTGTGATAATGATAGTAGCGGATCTTGGTTTCTGTCTGGTGCAATGTCCCTCCTACTACATTTTCCGACATGTGTACCCCTGTTGCATACGCATTTTTTGCTTGTATGGCATATTTCCGATCTCTCCTAATCTTACTTCTCGAGTCCCTGAATAGTAACTTCTCAAAACCCCACTGCCTGTAACAACCACCATAAGTGAGTAAAGGAAAGAAAAACCAACCCAGAGTTAACAAATGGAGTATGAAAGGAAGAGCGCACAACTGcaaaaagattttaaatttcATTGCTTATTTGATGGTCGCGGAGCCAtgggttcaaaatttgaaaaagtaaCACATGAACTTGCCGAATGGGTttgacatctactatatatacataaaaaattaattttaacacataaatagtataattttccacCGAAGAAGGTTAAAAACTTCACAATAACATATCCAGTGTAATTCCCACAAGTGGAGTTGGGGAGGATAGGATCTACGCAAACATTACATCCATCTCTTGTTGGTCCTAAAAActttgacaaaataaaataatagagtGCAAAACTCGGCTCTTCTTTCATTAACATGTCTTACCTATACTAGAGTGTCTACGTGAACAATGCTAGGGCATCTTTGACTGCATTCTTTGTAAATGCAAACACAAAATGCACTAAAAATTTAGTATCTGTTTGGAAAGTCAAGCTGGTAATTGGATTTGGTGTAATTATATTGTCTGACATGTTTGGTTGACTATGTAATTACTTGATCAATAGGTAATTTAGTGTAATTGGCAGGGGATAGTTACACTCTATAATTCTCAGGAGAAGTTGTGAATTGTAATTACAAgctgattattttttaatttcttccttttatttctatttttattttttttcattttaagttaGTTTTTATTGctactttttttaattctaactttatttttttcattagcataattttgttagtattctaatttttaaattaaagtaaaagtcattgttgaaaaaagttgtacccttacattttttttttaaatcatatttatgtacgttaCGTTAAAATCTGACATAAGAATAGTATTATGTTAAAGAAAAGCTCAAATTCAAACTGAACGGGCATTGATGGTATGAAACTTAGATCAGCAACCCCTAAATTTAGTGATGCTAATGAAGCAGAAAAATGGCTCTCAAGTATCAATTACTAATAACTCCTGATTAGCTCTAATAGATAAATGCTCTTACAAAATGTCTTCTAGTTGCGTAAGAGAGAAAATTGGAAGCAATTAATGTCGCGTATAGCAAGAAGACTAATGACTAAATGCATATAAGTGAAAATGAGGCAGACTATTAATCAGCTCAGTTATGAAGACTATCTACAGAAGAGAGAAACTAAGGAGAAGTTGGAGAGTACCTGGAATAGTCCTGAGAGGAATCGTTCAAGCAGAGTATACTGGACATGGCATTTTGCTCAATGGTAAACTGAGTATTGTTAGAGAATTCTCTTAATACAGATTGTAGTGTAGTGTTTCCATCAGGAAGATAGATGTACTCGTCCACATCAAAGTAGAAGGTCCAATTGGCAGCGTGTCGGTAGCGATGGAGGCAATCATTCACCACCAAAAACTGGTTGTAATAGTAGCCATCGAACTCGGACTGATCCCTTATGTCCTGAAGCGTGACCCTACCAGCCCGTACCCACGGCTCCAGCACCGCCCTTACCTCCGGCGAAACCCCGCTGGCGTCGTACAACACGAAATGGGAGCTGGGCCCGAAAAACCAGGCGTGATAGGCCATCCACTCCCTCATCCTAGAGGCACTCAAATTCCCATACAAGGAGGAACCGCAATACAGATACTCATACGGATATGGCGGATTGAACTTGGACTCGTTGTAAGACCCCGGTGCTTCCTCCAATGCTGTGATTTTCTCGTATCTCTTGGGTGACTCACCGTAGTAAGCATAGAGAATGAGCTTCCCTCCCTTATTATCAACGTTAGGATTCACAGCAAATGTGCAGTTGACAACAACCACAGTGTAAACACGGCCGTAGCCCCAGTCGGGGAGGATCTTATAGGCCTTGGCCTTGAGGTTCTTAGAGGAGTTGGCATTGTCATTGCCATTGATCCACTTGCATTTATACCTGGGGCGGCCAAAGACGTGAAGGGGCTTGGAAGCTAGACCCACGATGGAGAAAGTAGTGGGACCGCCGCGATAGGCTCCCATCTGAACGAAGAGAGAGGCGGCATTGCCGTAGGTATGGAAGGTTCGTTTGTTAGGGTCGGTAATGGAGAGTTTAGACGAAGTGGGACTGGGAGATGCAGGGGAATTAAGGATGGTATCGTAGTAAGGTTGGAGATTCCAGATGAGCATGACAAGGGTGAAAGCGAGCAATGTGGCCACCAATGGCCTGGTGTCGAACATTTTTCCTGGGGAAAGTGTTGTATTAGTTGGGTTTTTAGCCATTGGGGAAACTGAAAATAGAGTGAAGAGACAAGACAAGAGTCGTCTATGGACCGACATTTTACCCTCTGTTTGAacagttttgatgatttcataATATACGGTGTTGTATGATAGGAATATTATGTTTGAATAAATTGTATGATTTGCTATTgtttaatgataattttgttgtttaatTTGACTATATGGTACTATAGTAACTGATACATTTACGAAAATGCACTTAATTAAGGATAAATTAgaatgatttaaaattaaataaggatataattgaaaaaaaataataaacaatggAATACCACCAAATGAGTGATTTCAAAAAATGAGAATTTTCATGATTACAAAACCATGAAACCAAaccatatcataccatataattaaagaaacaatcaaaataaacatGATTCTCTTTTTAATCAACCATACCATATCACCATCCAGACAAGCTGTTAAGTGACACTCTGAGTTGTCGTCAATGCAATCAAATTTCTCCTTCTACAACAACGCACTTGGATCTTTTCTTTATTACCAATATTGCCATCATCATCTTTTACCAACGCAAGTAAAAACACCAATTCAATCAATAAAATGCCAATTGCCAAGTCATACATCTTTTTACTTCAATCATTGCTTAACTATTGtaactatatatttttattttaatcctCGTTAAGATTGAATTGTTTTATGTTTATATAAACAAAATCTGTAAATATTTACCGCAATTATTTCAAATGTGATTATTCACATGCTTCTCTTCATTCTTGCTTCTTTCTCTTTCCACTGTTATATAGTATCACTACCAGCTCTTAAATACAGTAGCGTGATTCTAAAGTAATTAATCTATGTTATTGAGTCAATTTTCAATCACTACTTCAAATAGGTTATCTTCCTCTACTccctctattttggatatcgtgtttgggttttattattttctatcaagaaaatataaaagGTACCTTTGTTTCTTACCATGTTTTATTACATTCTAAAACAAAACAGGATTTTTATAAATTGAGCACTATAAttctgcaaaaaaaaaaaaaaaaaaaaaaatctgctCGGAGCATTCTGGAGTGTGATGACCTCCTAAATTTAAATAGGATTGTGATTGACCACAAGTTGAGGTTAGGGAGCAAATGATGCGTTTTACTTATTACGGAGGAAAATTTCTTGTTTGCCTAATCCAGGGGAAAAGAGAGAAATTATGGATTGACCCCAAACTCTAGtttaaaacatttaaaatatGATGTTTTCTTTGTCAAACTAGTTTTTTAAGaacaattttaatattttcttcttctaccaCTAGTACAAttaaaagaattaattaatattttagacTTGGTACTAAATTAGTGTCACGTCAAAACAGGGCATTAACGAGAAATAGAGATCACATATTTGAGAATGAAAATAGTACTTTTTATTACGTTAATACGTAACCAAAGTGGGAAGGAGACATGACAATCAACACTCAACAACGGAAAAAAGCACAAGATCAATATTCAAGTTCCTGATCCTTACAGTAATGTTGTGCAGATATATATGACCTAGTTAAATGTCATTTATTAACTTCATATCAAATAGTAACAATAACTAAAAGGGAAAATGAAGTAAATGGACGGATATGCTATAGGAGTTAAAAATATCCCACAATTGGAATTAGCAATAATTGGGTATCATAAGGAACACAAAGTCCAACCAACTACAGTAAATCATTAATCATACAGAATTAtagataatcatgatactgatgcaaTGGCATATTTCatctggatttacttggtacgacaagactaaaaagagcaaagatgaaaagaattttcccatcccatgcgagatagaagtttcgtatacttgttcttcttcaatgtagctatgtctggtacgtagcatagttggaataggactagtgtacttttcttttcttttttctcatggaaggggagagtctccctcatttatgctttcatagttgaattgtaccgggaggagtcctctcacaggtttaatgctttctagttatagttagtatcTTCtctgtatcggggatgagttagccgacctttaataggttagccgacttatgaaccaccataggatcggaggtaaggtttatgtccccctccttgtatttttactttgattatttatgttaaggcttgggggtgttgcttaacccctgactgtgcacgagaggtgggagcctcgtgtagggtctgttcccataaaaaaaaaaaataaaaaaaaaaaaaaaaaatacagaatTATAGATTCGACAGCACAGAAGGGGAACCCTCAAAATCTACCATCTACAGTAATAGTGTTTAGCTTTTATGCAAATTGGAATAGGATAAAGATCTTCATCTTTAATTTACAATCTAAACGAAGCCACTTACTGAATGTGGCAAcgttcttttttttatttttataaccaTGGAGTCCGAACCAGCTTGCGGACACTTCGACGGCATATACGTCACCTCctatcagcaacaacagataCCATGTAACTctattcatcaaaactagaacAGATGGGTAACATTGTCTCTGCTAGAATTTAATTTTGATACCTCAGAATACTTAACCCACTTCATTAACCATTGGGTGACATCCTGAGTGGGTTGAATGTGGCAAACTCTTTTAAGCAATTTCctagaagaaaaataagattGTGGCCTTGTTAACATTTTCTACGCCTCTACTTTATACCAGAATAAGTATCTTCCCAGAAAGTGATTTTGATTCGTTCCATGGCTTTTATTGTCTACTGGGGTGTAGtaaaaaagagagaaagggGAAAAAAGAAGACAGACTTGGTTGGAAAAAATTGCTCCTTCTTGTTGCAGAGAATAAAAGGTACCAAGGAGAGGGGCCTCATTCTCCCTCAAAAATCAAACTTGTCCACTATCAAAGAAATCCTTAAAAGCTAATCTTTGACTTTATCAAGCAAATACAATTGCTTCGTTTTGGTTTCACTTGATAAATCAATCAATAATTATGCCTCAATTCCAAATTAGTTGTATCAACTTTATAATTCATCTATATCTATTCATTTAAAAGATTCGTTGGAATTAGATTATTTTTACGTTATCAATCAACCTACTGTTTCCGTGATAATTTAGATTAAATTCTCTGTACACAGGCATCCCAAGCAAGCATAAATATATGAGCTAGCTCACACTCAACTCATTAAGGTTCTTCAGAATTTCTCTTTTGGAACCAAACTAAAACATGATGAACAGCACCAGTATAAAACCCCCGAGGACATCAGGGACATCTATGGTAGCAATGAAAAGATTGAATAATACCTCTTCGTTCTCGTTGGCACAAGCTCCACTCTCAGCTGTCTCTGCTCATTCCTCAGCTGCAAAGACCAAGGGTGGTAACCAGCCATCTCCCACTCCAACCTACATAGAGTTCCCAACATCACCCCAGCCACCTGATGATCACACTGGGTATCATGCTAATCATAATGGAACAATTGTTCATCATACTCACTCAAAGCACCCGCTTGCAGAGATTACTCTCTCAGAACTATTTACCTGTTCAGGTTGCAAGGAGTTTGGCATTGGCCGTAGGTATGCATGCCAAGATTGTGATTTTCAGCTTCATCACTTCTGTGCCTTATCTCCACCTTCTCTTAAGGCTCATCCTTTCCATGGCCAGCACCAACTCGTCTTCCATGCTAAACCTAAACAAGGTACACATGTTTCCTACACAGTGGTACATTTCTTGGCAAGATATATGCTTCTAAAAGCTTAAATGCATACATATGTTGTCTGGCATAAGTGCTGTGGTATGTTTTTCCCATCTCAAAATTTTCACATGTTCTTTTCCTAAACAAATCAGTTAAAGCTGGAATAGCGTGGCCAAGGTGTGATGTCTGCTGCAAGTCCACCAAAGGATTCACATTTAGATGCAGAGTCAACTCCTGTAATTTCCAGATGCATCCTTGTTGTGCCATGCTTTCCACCGAGATTAAATTTCCCAATCATCCGCACCTACTAAAAGTCTTACCCCCAGGAAACACTTTGCCAGGTGGCGCTGGTGGTGGTAATGATCAATCAGGAATGGTATGTGGTGAGTGCAAGAAGAAAAGGTCATCAGGTCGAGTGTACAGCTGCACAGGCTGTGACTACTATCTTCATGCACTGTGTGCCAAGTCCATGATCAATGGCCTCCAAGAATATGGAATCAAGCCTCCTGAAAAGCCCAATATGCTTGGGACTGCAGCTCGTCTCGCTTCTCAGGTTGTTATTGAATTTATTGGCGGTCTTAttgaaggatttggagaagggGTCGGAGAGGTTCTGGTTCAGAATAttg
This region of Solanum dulcamara chromosome 9, daSolDulc1.2, whole genome shotgun sequence genomic DNA includes:
- the LOC129902860 gene encoding galactan beta-1,4-galactosyltransferase GALS1 isoform X2, whose translation is MFDTRPLVATLLAFTLVMLIWNLQPYYDTILNSPASPSPTSSKLSITDPNKRTFHTYGNAASLFVQMGAYRGGPTTFSIVGLASKPLHVFGRPRYKCKWINGNDNANSSKNLKAKAYKILPDWGYGRVYTVVVVNCTFAVNPNVDNKGGKLILYAYYGESPKRYEKITALEEAPGSYNESKFNPPYPYEYLYCGSSLYGNLSASRMREWMAYHAWFFGPSSHFVLYDASGVSPEVRAVLEPWVRAGRVTLQDIRDQSEFDGYYYNQFLVVNDCLHRYRHAANWTFYFDVDEYIYLPDGNTTLQSVLREFSNNTQFTIEQNAMSSILCLNDSSQDYSRQWGFEKLLFRDSRSKIRRDRKYAIQAKNAYATGVHMSENVVGGTLHQTETKIRYYHYHNSITVQEELCREFLPISAKHNITWFDKLPYEYDDNMKKLTQTIKDFERNTINAAPEHTNNS
- the LOC129902860 gene encoding galactan beta-1,4-galactosyltransferase GALS1 isoform X1, with the translated sequence MSVHRRLLSCLFTLFSVSPMAKNPTNTTLSPGKMFDTRPLVATLLAFTLVMLIWNLQPYYDTILNSPASPSPTSSKLSITDPNKRTFHTYGNAASLFVQMGAYRGGPTTFSIVGLASKPLHVFGRPRYKCKWINGNDNANSSKNLKAKAYKILPDWGYGRVYTVVVVNCTFAVNPNVDNKGGKLILYAYYGESPKRYEKITALEEAPGSYNESKFNPPYPYEYLYCGSSLYGNLSASRMREWMAYHAWFFGPSSHFVLYDASGVSPEVRAVLEPWVRAGRVTLQDIRDQSEFDGYYYNQFLVVNDCLHRYRHAANWTFYFDVDEYIYLPDGNTTLQSVLREFSNNTQFTIEQNAMSSILCLNDSSQDYSRQWGFEKLLFRDSRSKIRRDRKYAIQAKNAYATGVHMSENVVGGTLHQTETKIRYYHYHNSITVQEELCREFLPISAKHNITWFDKLPYEYDDNMKKLTQTIKDFERNTINAAPEHTNNS
- the LOC129902862 gene encoding uncharacterized protein LOC129902862 translates to MMNSTSIKPPRTSGTSMVAMKRLNNTSSFSLAQAPLSAVSAHSSAAKTKGGNQPSPTPTYIEFPTSPQPPDDHTGYHANHNGTIVHHTHSKHPLAEITLSELFTCSGCKEFGIGRRYACQDCDFQLHHFCALSPPSLKAHPFHGQHQLVFHAKPKQVKAGIAWPRCDVCCKSTKGFTFRCRVNSCNFQMHPCCAMLSTEIKFPNHPHLLKVLPPGNTLPGGAGGGNDQSGMVCGECKKKRSSGRVYSCTGCDYYLHALCAKSMINGLQEYGIKPPEKPNMLGTAARLASQVVIEFIGGLIEGFGEGVGEVLVQNIGRGRRSSNRRRIG